One Drosophila subobscura isolate 14011-0131.10 chromosome U, UCBerk_Dsub_1.0, whole genome shotgun sequence DNA window includes the following coding sequences:
- the LOC117900497 gene encoding uncharacterized protein LOC117900497, whose amino-acid sequence MLIRGFLILVLPSIILGNRYNQLTLYANGGGGGGGSGSPSSTSGGSSSSGHYRTSTSAQQNEVYSVADSQPMTEDGYMPPNQHFPHNPHPDLDTNPAQSTCQTVCACKWKGGKQTVECIDRHLIQIPEHIDTNTQVLDMSGNKLQTLSNEQFIRANLLNLQKLYLRNCKIGEIERETFKGLTNLVELDLSHNLLVTVPSLALGYISSLRELTLASNHIHKIESQAFGNTPSLHKLDLSHCDIQTISAQAFSGLQGLTLLRLNGNKLSELLPKTIETLSRLHGIELHDNPWLCDCRLRDTKLWLMQRNIPYPVAPMCSGGPERIIDRSFADLNVDEFACRPEMLPISHYVEAAMGENASITCRARAVPAANINWYWNGRLLANNSAFTAYQRIHMLEHLEGGGGFEKRSRLVLTNAQETDSSEFYCVAENRAGSAEANFTLHVSMRAAGMASLGSGQIVGLSAALVALIVFALGVVMCLLLRVKRQPYVDSKTPNHMEVITSVNHQNSITNKTQPVTGNGSIGGVVIANGAVANCIDGGMNQAGTLERKSSGRGSHVASHERSANPVQKPPRLTDLPYSTQGYDNAGSVLSTASCFISPTGSGNGGNNPDLINDTKRFGSDEFADLKIPIVGGVGGGGSGEYSRANGCDSLYPSGLWEHAAPVGTSSADDLFMKRYTDKTPIIDSSQLYDLHERSAATDYFSKTFPRSHLQQGGGTPGGTGGAGAASTTSTATTNLSGGSSSGYPNDYGLPLVPGAEHQHNHQLQMHPLQQLQQQLTSTLNHQHGAGGSAGGSAGSSPHFSSRTLPRLHDGGGNSSRSSPIPAMAAPVPGSSSCSILPNGQPINAKTIRVWQKGGVPVLPPVTALKRALISSSRNSPDEGYQEGCGTDV is encoded by the coding sequence ATGCTTATCCGAGGATTCCTTATACTAGTGCTGCCCTCGATCATCCTAGGCAATCGCTACAATCAGCTGACTTTGTATGcaaatggaggaggaggtggaggaggcagTGGATCTCCATCCTCCACATCGGGTGGCAGTTCATCCTCGGGACACTATCGGACATCCACATCTGCACAGCAGAATGAGGTCTACTCCGTGGCGGACAGTCAGCCCATGACAGAGGATGGCTATATGCCACCCAATCAGCATTTTCCACACAACCCGCATCCCGATCTGGATACGAATCCAGCGCAGAGCACCTGCCAGACGGTGTGCGCCTGCAAGTGGAAGGGCGGCAAGCAGACGGTGGAGTGCATCGATCGGCACCTCATCCAGATACCCGAGCACATCGACACGAACACGCAGGTGCTGGACATGTCCGGCAACAAGCTGCAGACCCTCTCCAACGAGCAGTTCATTCGGGCCAACCTTCTGAATCTGCAGAAGCTTTATCTGCGCAACTGCAAGATCGGGGAGATCGAGAGGGAGACCTTCAAGGGGCTGACCAATCTGGTGGAACTCGATCTCTCACACAATCTGCTGGTGACGGTGCCCAGCCTTGCTCTGGGTTACATCTCCTCGCTCAGAGAGCTGACCCTGGCCTCCAATCACATCCACAAGATCGAGAGCCAGGCCTTTGGGAACACGCCCTCCCTCCACAAACTGGACCTCTCCCACTGCGACATACAGACCATCTCCGCCCAGGCTTTCAGCGGCCTGCAAGGACTCACCCTGCTCCGCTTGAATGGCAACAAGCTGAGCGAGCTCCTGCCCAAGACCATCGAGACATTGAGTCGCCTCCACGGCATCGAGCTGCACGACAACCCCTGGCTCTGCGACTGCCGCCTGCGGGACACCAAGCTCTGGCTGATGCAGCGGAACATTCCCTATCCAGTGGCGCCCATGTGTTCCGGTGGACCCGAGCGGATCATCGATCGGAGCTTTGCCGACCTGAATGTGGATGAGTTTGCCTGCCGCCCCGAGATGTTGCCCATCTCCCACTATGTGGAGGCGGCCATGGGTGAGAATGCATCGATCACCTGTCGCGCCAGGGCCGTGCCGGCAGCCAACATCAACTGGTACTGGAATGGGCGACTCCTGGCCAATAACAGCGCCTTCACAGCCTACCAGCGCATTCACATGCTCGAGCATCTGGAGGGAGGCGGTGGATTCGAGAAGCGGTCGCGTCTGGTGCTCACCAATGCCCAGGAGACGGACTCCAGCGAGTTCTACTGCGTTGCGGAGAACAGGGCCGGCAGTGCCGAGGCCAACTTCACGCTCCACGTGAGCATGAGAGCAGCTGGAATGGCATCCCTGGGCAGTGGACAGATCGTTGGTCTGAGTGCGGCTCTGGTGGCCCTCATTGTGTTCGCCCTGGGCGTGGTAATGTGCCTGTTGCTGCGCGTGAAGCGACAGCCGTATGTCGACAGCAAGACGCCCAACCACATGGAGGTGATCACCTCGGTGAACCACCAGAATTCCATCACGAACAAGACGCAGCCGGTGACGGGAAATGGCAGCATCGGAGGCGTTGTCATAGCCAATGGAGCTGTGGCCAACTGCATCGATGGAGGCATGAATCAGGCTGGCACTCTGGAGCGGAAGAGTAGCGGGAGAGGCTCACATGTCGCCAGTCACGAGCGCAGTGCCAATCCCGTGCAGAAGCCGCCTCGACTCACGGATCTGCCCTACTCCACGCAGGGATACGACAATGCTGGGAGTGTGCTCTCCACGGCCTCATGCTTCATCTCGCCCACTGGCTCCGGAAATGGTGGCAACAATCCCGATCTGATCAACGACACGAAGCGCTTTGGCAGCGACGAGTTTGCCGACCTCAAGATACCCATTGTGGGTGGCGTTGGAGGTGGTGGCAGTGGGGAATACAGCCGCGCCAATGGCTGCGACTCTCTGTACCCCTCGGGACTGTGGGAGCACGCTGCTCCGGTGGGCACCAGCTCAGCGGACGATCTCTTCATGAAGCGCTACACGGACAAGACGCCCATCATCGACTCCAGTCAACTGTACGATCTCCACGAGCGCTCGGCGGCCACGGACTACTTCAGCAAGACCTTCCCCAGATCCCACCTGCAGCAGGGTGGGGGTACTCCAGGTGGTACTGGAGGAGCGGGAGCTGCATCgaccacatccacagccacgaCAAATCTCTCGGGgggctcctcctccggctATCCGAACGACTATGGCCTGCCACTGGTGCCAGGGGCGGAGCATCAGCACAATCACCAGCTGCAGATGCAtcccctgcagcagctccagcagcagttgacCTCCACCCTGAATCACCAGCATGGAGCTGGGGGCAGCGCCGGCGGCTCCGCTGGCAGCAGTCCCCATTTCAGCAGTCGCACGCTGCCACGCCTGCACGACGGAGGAGGCAACAGTTCAAGGTCCTCCCCCATACCGGCCATGGCGGCGCCGGTGCCCGGCTCCAGTTCCTGCTCAATTCTGCCCAATGGGCAGCCCATCAATGCCAAGACGATACGGGTGTGGCAGAAGGGTGGCGTGCCGGTGCTGCCACCCGTAACGGCACTGAAGCGGGCcctcatcagcagcagtcgcaaCTCCCCGGACGAGGGCTACCAGGAGGGATGCGGCACCGATGTCTAG